Proteins encoded together in one Microbacterium oxydans window:
- a CDS encoding ATP-binding cassette domain-containing protein: MNANTTTGANATPGTARLEARNLVKDFHLRSGFRTSVLHAVKDVSFTIEAGKTVALVGESGSGKSTIARMLMKLETPTSGEILLDGKASGVRGRALEAYRADVQMVFQDPFASLNPFHTIVHHLERPIRLHHPELSRAQVRERAIELLERVRLSPGESFAERRPHELSGGQRQRVAIARALAPGARFIVADEPVSMLDVSIRLGVLNLLADLQREENLGVLYITHDLATARHFSDEIMVLYKGDVVERGPADEVILNPQHEYTKTLLGAAPEPDNLGRLRDEVRNELGLTH, translated from the coding sequence CGTTCCGGTTTCCGCACCAGTGTCCTGCATGCGGTGAAGGATGTGTCGTTCACGATCGAGGCGGGGAAGACGGTCGCGTTGGTGGGGGAGTCGGGGTCGGGGAAGTCGACGATCGCGCGGATGTTGATGAAGTTGGAGACCCCGACCAGTGGGGAGATCCTGTTGGACGGGAAGGCGTCCGGGGTGCGGGGGCGGGCGTTGGAGGCGTATCGCGCGGATGTGCAGATGGTGTTCCAGGACCCGTTCGCGTCGTTGAACCCGTTCCACACGATCGTGCATCACCTGGAGCGTCCGATCCGTCTGCACCACCCGGAGCTGTCGCGTGCCCAGGTGCGTGAGCGTGCGATCGAGTTGCTGGAGCGGGTGCGGTTGAGTCCGGGGGAGTCGTTCGCGGAGCGGCGCCCGCACGAGTTGTCGGGCGGGCAGCGGCAGCGTGTCGCGATCGCCCGGGCCCTCGCGCCGGGGGCACGGTTCATCGTCGCCGACGAACCGGTATCGATGTTGGACGTGTCGATCCGGTTGGGGGTGTTGAACCTGCTCGCGGACCTGCAACGCGAGGAGAACCTGGGCGTGTTGTACATCACGCATGATCTGGCCACGGCCCGGCATTTCTCCGATGAGATCATGGTGCTCTACAAGGGCGATGTCGTGGAGCGGGGTCCCGCGGACGAGGTCATCCTGAACCCGCAACACGAGTACACCAAGACCCTCCTCGGCGCCGCCCCGGAACCCGACAACCTCGGCCGCCTCCGCGACGAAGTCCGCAACGAACTCGGCCTCACCCACTGA
- a CDS encoding ROK family transcriptional regulator, with protein MSQIDPGTSAWLRTRNDREALRLILEHGPLTRSRLGELSGMSKPTATQMIARLERADLVLPVGEIAGSRGPSAVSWGVRTDRVAGVAVNMLDDSIQAVLVDAAGTEYPIVELPVRDEERSPERDIARAIDAACDAAGADRTTIEAVTVGVQAAVSSGQDTLSLTDSLPGWPAFGARARIEAELGVSVTLENDVNLATMAERAVGVAQEVDSFAFLWVGVGLGVGVDLGGTIHRGAHGSAGEIGYLTVSAGTGEPGAVTTDLLGSQVILDLLAGHGTNARGILALAEDDAALRTVADRIALTIEPVLVVLDPAMIVLGGPTGLAGGRRLAELVAERASGEERPVPEVRLSGTGESAVLVGARRLLVDQIRTILEDRIPTD; from the coding sequence ATGTCACAGATCGATCCGGGAACCTCGGCCTGGCTGCGTACCAGGAACGACCGCGAGGCGCTGCGGCTGATCCTCGAGCACGGCCCGCTCACGCGTTCGCGCCTGGGCGAGCTGTCCGGGATGTCGAAGCCGACGGCGACCCAGATGATCGCGCGACTCGAGCGTGCGGATCTGGTGCTGCCGGTCGGCGAGATCGCCGGGAGCCGCGGGCCGAGCGCGGTCAGCTGGGGCGTGCGGACCGACCGGGTCGCCGGAGTGGCCGTGAACATGCTCGACGACAGCATCCAGGCGGTGCTGGTCGACGCGGCGGGGACCGAGTACCCCATCGTCGAGCTTCCGGTCCGTGACGAGGAGCGCTCGCCCGAGCGGGACATCGCCCGCGCCATCGACGCCGCCTGTGACGCGGCCGGCGCCGACCGCACCACGATCGAGGCGGTGACCGTCGGCGTGCAGGCTGCCGTCAGCAGCGGGCAGGACACGCTGTCGCTGACCGACTCCCTCCCCGGGTGGCCGGCGTTCGGCGCCAGAGCCCGGATCGAGGCCGAGCTCGGCGTCTCCGTCACGCTGGAGAACGACGTGAACCTCGCCACGATGGCGGAGCGCGCCGTCGGGGTGGCGCAGGAGGTCGACAGCTTCGCCTTCCTCTGGGTCGGCGTCGGCCTCGGTGTGGGCGTCGACCTCGGTGGCACGATCCACCGCGGCGCTCATGGCAGCGCGGGCGAGATCGGCTACCTGACGGTCTCGGCGGGCACCGGGGAGCCGGGTGCCGTGACCACCGATCTGCTCGGCTCGCAGGTGATCCTCGACCTCCTCGCCGGTCACGGCACGAACGCGCGCGGCATCCTCGCCCTCGCCGAGGACGACGCCGCCCTGCGCACCGTCGCCGACCGGATCGCCCTCACGATCGAGCCGGTGCTGGTGGTGCTCGACCCCGCCATGATCGTGCTCGGCGGGCCCACGGGTCTGGCCGGCGGGCGGCGCCTCGCCGAGCTCGTCGCCGAGCGCGCCTCGGGCGAGGAGAGACCTGTTCCCGAGGTCCGACTGAGTGGCACGGGGGAGAGCGCCGTCCTCGTCGGCGCGCGCCGACTGCTCGTCGACCAGATCCGCACGATTCTCGAAGATCGCATACCCACCGACTGA
- a CDS encoding 6-phospho-beta-glucosidase, with translation MKLAIVGGGSTYTPELIDGFIRLQRELPIEELVLVDTDPTRLELVGAVSRRMLARGGHPARLITTEDLVAGVSDADAVLIQLRVGGQDAREQDESWPHDVDCIGQETTGPGGLAKALRTVPVVLRIADVVRQHAKPDAWIVDFTNPVGIVTRALLQAGHRAVGLCNVAIGFQRRFAEEAGVEPDRVALAHVGLNHLTWERGVFIDGVDRLPAALETRVGELADTVELAPALLAQLGVIPSYYLRYYYAHDEVLHEQRHHATRAAEVRAIENELLGLYADPSVDTKPAILEQRGGAFYSEAAIELLIAIRGGTDVPRVVNLRNDGVLPFLPDDHVIEVPARHVDGRFVAEPVAALPDDISGLISAVAGYERLALDAAIGGGRDRVLRAMRAHPLVLQHERAEKLTDLLLSANARFLEWA, from the coding sequence ATGAAACTCGCCATCGTCGGCGGAGGATCGACCTACACGCCGGAGCTGATCGACGGGTTCATCCGCCTGCAGCGTGAGCTCCCCATCGAGGAGCTGGTGCTCGTCGACACGGATCCCACGCGCCTGGAGCTCGTCGGCGCGGTGTCGCGTCGCATGCTCGCCCGCGGCGGGCACCCCGCGCGGCTGATCACGACCGAGGATCTGGTCGCGGGGGTGAGCGACGCGGACGCCGTCCTCATCCAGCTCCGTGTCGGCGGTCAGGACGCGCGCGAACAGGATGAGAGCTGGCCGCACGACGTCGACTGCATCGGTCAGGAGACGACGGGGCCGGGCGGACTCGCGAAGGCGCTGCGCACCGTCCCGGTGGTGCTCCGCATCGCGGACGTCGTCCGTCAGCACGCCAAGCCCGATGCGTGGATCGTGGACTTCACGAACCCCGTCGGCATCGTCACCCGTGCCCTCCTGCAGGCGGGGCACCGTGCCGTCGGCCTGTGCAACGTCGCGATCGGGTTCCAGCGCCGCTTCGCGGAGGAGGCCGGAGTCGAACCCGATCGGGTCGCGCTGGCCCACGTCGGGCTCAACCACCTCACGTGGGAGCGGGGCGTCTTCATCGACGGCGTCGACCGGCTGCCCGCGGCGCTCGAGACCCGCGTCGGCGAGCTGGCGGACACGGTGGAGCTCGCTCCGGCCCTGCTCGCCCAGCTCGGCGTGATCCCCTCGTACTACCTGCGCTACTACTACGCCCACGACGAGGTTCTGCACGAGCAACGGCACCACGCGACCAGGGCTGCTGAGGTGCGTGCGATCGAGAACGAGCTCCTGGGGCTGTACGCCGACCCGAGCGTCGACACCAAGCCGGCGATCCTCGAGCAGCGCGGTGGCGCGTTCTACTCCGAGGCGGCCATCGAGCTGCTGATCGCGATCCGCGGCGGGACGGATGTGCCGCGCGTGGTCAACCTGCGCAACGACGGCGTGCTGCCCTTCCTCCCGGACGACCACGTGATCGAGGTACCGGCCCGGCACGTCGACGGCCGGTTCGTCGCGGAGCCCGTCGCCGCTCTGCCCGACGACATCAGCGGCCTCATCAGCGCCGTCGCGGGCTACGAGCGCCTCGCGCTGGACGCGGCGATCGGCGGCGGGCGCGACCGGGTGCTCCGGGCGATGCGCGCGCACCCGCTGGTGCTGCAGCACGAGCGCGCCGAGAAGCTCACCGACCTGCTGCTGTCCGCCAACGCGCGCTTCCTGGAGTGGGCGTGA
- a CDS encoding N-acetylglucosamine kinase yields the protein MTAPAGLVLAVDGGGSKTDVVLLDTTGVVLAWERGPGSSPQIDGLDVSVRVIDDLVRRALGDRDPRDLAEVGLYLSGLDLAEEIAAFRDAISALPWADGAVIENDLHALLRAGTDAPDAIAVICGTGMNAIGIRADGAEVRFPALGPLSGDWGGGAELGDAVVWHAARAEDGRGPQTALVDLLLDAAGTPTVAALIEDVHLGRRPGQSFATLAPVLFEAAAAGDAVARVVVQQQADEVVAFVRACVTRLDLREADVPVLFGGGVARGRDPLLLDGIRAGLREHAPAARLEIVDAPPVLGAALLVLEAAGADSAARERARAELSSDLRLVRTPLVAG from the coding sequence GTGACCGCGCCGGCGGGGCTCGTCCTCGCCGTCGACGGAGGCGGGTCGAAGACCGACGTCGTGCTGCTCGACACCACCGGCGTCGTGCTGGCCTGGGAGCGCGGCCCGGGTTCCAGCCCGCAGATCGACGGGCTCGACGTGTCCGTCCGGGTGATCGACGACCTCGTGCGTCGGGCGCTCGGAGACCGCGATCCCCGTGACCTCGCCGAGGTCGGGCTCTACCTCTCCGGCCTCGACCTCGCCGAGGAGATCGCCGCCTTCCGCGACGCGATCTCCGCGCTGCCCTGGGCGGACGGCGCCGTGATCGAGAACGATCTGCACGCACTGCTGCGGGCCGGGACCGATGCGCCCGACGCCATCGCGGTCATCTGCGGCACCGGCATGAACGCGATCGGCATCCGCGCCGATGGGGCCGAGGTGCGCTTCCCCGCACTCGGACCGCTGTCGGGCGACTGGGGAGGCGGCGCCGAGCTGGGCGATGCCGTGGTGTGGCACGCCGCACGCGCGGAGGACGGTCGAGGACCGCAGACCGCGCTGGTCGATCTGCTCCTGGACGCGGCGGGCACGCCCACCGTCGCGGCACTCATCGAAGACGTGCATCTCGGGCGGCGCCCCGGTCAGAGCTTCGCCACGCTCGCGCCCGTGCTGTTCGAGGCCGCGGCCGCAGGTGATGCGGTCGCCCGGGTCGTCGTGCAGCAGCAGGCCGACGAGGTCGTCGCGTTCGTACGCGCGTGCGTGACCCGTCTCGACCTCCGGGAAGCGGACGTGCCCGTGCTGTTCGGCGGCGGCGTGGCGAGGGGGAGGGATCCCCTCCTGCTCGACGGCATCCGCGCGGGTCTGCGCGAGCACGCGCCCGCGGCGCGCCTGGAGATCGTGGATGCCCCGCCCGTGCTGGGGGCGGCGCTCTTGGTGCTCGAGGCGGCGGGTGCGGACTCCGCAGCGCGAGAGCGCGCTCGGGCGGAGCTGAGCTCCGATCTGCGCCTGGTGCGGACGCCGCTCGTCGCGGGGTGA
- a CDS encoding multifunctional oxoglutarate decarboxylase/oxoglutarate dehydrogenase thiamine pyrophosphate-binding subunit/dihydrolipoyllysine-residue succinyltransferase subunit, whose translation MSNQVTGVNGDGGFGANSWLVEELYEQFKVNRDSVDKEWWPILEKYHSEAAAGATAAPSAAVDQQAHPVTAPIPVIGSQPVARTTAKPAAAAPIPAQAPKPAPKAEPKEAPETVEEDKVTPLRGLPKTLAANMDESLTVPTATSVRTVPAKLMIDNRIVINNHMARTRGGKISFTHLIGWALIRTLDEFRSQNVFYAEVDGKPSVVAPAHVNLGIAIDLPKPDGTRALMVPSIKRADTMTFTEYLSAYEDLVTRARGNKLTAGDFQGTTVSLTNPGGIGTVHSVPRLMKGQGCIIGAGALEYPAEFQGASAKTLNELAIGKTITLTSTYDHRVIQGAGSGEFLKKVHELLIGQRGFYDDIFAALRIPYAPIRWNPDIAVDLAERVDKQSRVQELINSFRVRGHLMADIDPLEYVQRSHPDLEIESHGLTFWDLDREFVTGGFGGRRVAKLRDILGVLRDSYCRTLGIEYMHIQDPEQRRWFQEKVEVKYQKPGHDEQLRVLRKLNEAEAFETFLQTKFVGQKRFSLEGGESLIPLLDEILQGAATAGLEGAAIGMAHRGRLNVLTNIAGKTYGQVFREFEGTQTPGNQRGSGDVKYHLGTEGTFVADDKSELPVYLAANPSHLETVDGVLEGIVRAKQDRKPIGTFAWLPILVHGDAAFAGQGVVVETLQMSQLRGYRTGGTIHVVVNNQVGFTTTPNDARTSIYATDVAKTIQAPVFHVNGDDPEAVIHVAQLAFEYRERFHRDVVIDLVCYRRRGHNEGDDPSMTQPLMTDLIQAKRSVRRLYTESLVGRGDITEQEYDEAKADFQNRLEIAFAETHAAETGATPIAPELPPIDEQVGAPDVTGVPNEVIQLIGDAFVNKPEGFTVHPKIQQLLEKRLDMSRNGGIDWGFGELLAFGSLLVEGTPVRLAGQDARRGTFVQRHATLHDRANGQEWLPLSNLSDAQGRFFVYDSLLSEYAALGFEYGYSVEAPEALVLWEAQFGDFVNGAQSVIDEYISAAEQKWGQQSSVTLLLPHGYEGQGPDHSSARIERFLQLCAQDNMIVSRPSTPASYFHLLRRQAYARPRKPLIVFTPKAMLRLRGATSPVEDFTQGRFEPVIDDHRGLDRAAVKRVLVHSGKVHWDLRAELEKNPNPEVALVRLEQLYPTPIDELKAITDSYPNAELVWVQEEPENQGAWPFLALAFADVPGDRAFRPVSRPASASPATGSSKVHAAEQAALIRSAVTID comes from the coding sequence GTGTCGAACCAGGTGACCGGCGTCAACGGCGACGGGGGGTTCGGAGCCAATTCCTGGCTCGTCGAAGAGCTCTACGAGCAGTTCAAGGTGAACCGCGACTCCGTCGACAAGGAGTGGTGGCCGATCCTGGAGAAGTACCACTCCGAGGCCGCCGCCGGCGCGACCGCCGCACCGTCCGCCGCGGTCGACCAGCAGGCGCACCCCGTGACGGCGCCGATCCCCGTGATCGGCTCGCAGCCGGTGGCGCGCACGACGGCCAAGCCCGCCGCCGCCGCCCCGATCCCCGCTCAGGCCCCGAAGCCCGCTCCGAAGGCGGAGCCGAAGGAAGCCCCGGAGACCGTCGAAGAGGACAAGGTCACTCCGCTGCGCGGGCTGCCGAAGACCCTCGCCGCGAACATGGACGAGTCGCTCACCGTCCCGACCGCGACCAGCGTCCGCACGGTTCCGGCGAAGCTGATGATCGACAACCGCATCGTCATCAACAACCACATGGCCCGTACGCGCGGCGGCAAGATCAGCTTCACCCACCTGATCGGCTGGGCGCTCATCCGCACCCTCGACGAGTTCCGCAGCCAGAACGTGTTCTACGCCGAGGTCGACGGCAAGCCCTCGGTGGTCGCACCCGCCCACGTCAACCTGGGCATCGCGATCGACCTGCCCAAGCCCGACGGCACCCGCGCCCTCATGGTGCCCAGCATCAAGCGCGCCGACACCATGACCTTCACCGAGTACCTCAGCGCGTACGAGGACCTGGTCACCCGCGCCCGCGGCAACAAGCTCACGGCCGGCGACTTCCAGGGCACCACCGTGTCGCTCACGAACCCGGGCGGCATCGGCACCGTGCACTCCGTGCCGCGTCTGATGAAGGGCCAGGGCTGCATCATCGGCGCCGGCGCCCTCGAGTACCCGGCCGAGTTCCAGGGCGCCAGCGCGAAGACGCTGAACGAGCTGGCGATCGGCAAGACCATCACGCTCACCAGCACCTACGACCACCGCGTCATCCAGGGTGCGGGCTCCGGCGAGTTCCTCAAGAAGGTGCACGAGCTGCTCATCGGGCAGCGCGGCTTCTACGACGACATCTTCGCCGCGCTCCGCATCCCCTACGCGCCGATCCGCTGGAACCCCGACATCGCGGTCGACCTCGCCGAGCGCGTCGACAAGCAGTCCCGCGTGCAGGAGCTCATCAACTCCTTCCGCGTGCGCGGCCACCTGATGGCCGACATCGACCCGCTCGAGTACGTGCAGCGCTCGCACCCCGACCTCGAGATCGAGAGCCACGGACTCACCTTCTGGGACCTGGACCGCGAGTTCGTCACCGGTGGCTTCGGCGGCCGGCGCGTCGCGAAGCTCCGCGACATCCTCGGTGTGCTCCGCGACTCCTACTGCCGCACGCTCGGCATCGAGTACATGCACATCCAGGACCCGGAGCAGCGCCGCTGGTTCCAGGAGAAGGTGGAGGTCAAGTACCAGAAGCCCGGCCACGACGAACAGCTGCGCGTGCTGCGCAAGCTGAACGAGGCCGAGGCCTTCGAGACCTTCCTGCAGACGAAGTTCGTCGGACAGAAGCGGTTCTCGCTCGAGGGCGGCGAGTCGCTGATCCCGCTGCTCGACGAGATCCTCCAGGGCGCGGCCACCGCCGGCCTCGAGGGCGCCGCGATCGGCATGGCCCACCGCGGCCGCCTGAACGTGCTGACCAACATCGCCGGCAAGACCTACGGCCAGGTGTTCCGCGAGTTCGAGGGCACGCAGACCCCCGGCAACCAGCGCGGCTCCGGCGACGTGAAGTATCACCTCGGCACCGAGGGAACGTTCGTCGCCGACGACAAGTCCGAGCTGCCGGTCTACCTCGCCGCCAACCCCTCGCACCTCGAGACGGTCGACGGCGTGCTGGAGGGCATCGTCCGCGCCAAGCAGGACCGGAAGCCGATCGGCACCTTCGCCTGGCTGCCGATCCTCGTCCACGGCGACGCCGCCTTCGCCGGACAGGGCGTCGTGGTCGAGACGCTGCAGATGTCGCAGCTGCGCGGCTACCGTACCGGTGGCACGATCCACGTGGTCGTGAACAACCAGGTCGGCTTCACCACCACCCCGAACGACGCCCGCACCTCGATCTACGCGACCGACGTCGCCAAGACCATCCAGGCGCCGGTGTTCCACGTGAACGGCGACGACCCCGAGGCCGTGATCCACGTGGCCCAGCTCGCGTTCGAGTACCGCGAGCGCTTCCACCGCGACGTCGTGATCGACCTGGTCTGCTACCGCCGACGCGGTCACAACGAGGGCGACGACCCCTCGATGACGCAGCCGCTGATGACCGACCTGATCCAGGCGAAGCGCTCCGTCCGCCGTCTGTACACGGAGTCGCTCGTCGGCCGCGGTGACATCACCGAGCAGGAGTACGACGAGGCCAAGGCCGACTTCCAGAACCGCCTGGAGATCGCCTTCGCCGAGACGCACGCCGCGGAGACCGGTGCCACGCCGATCGCGCCCGAGCTGCCTCCGATCGACGAGCAGGTCGGCGCTCCCGACGTGACGGGCGTGCCGAACGAGGTCATCCAGCTCATCGGCGACGCGTTCGTGAACAAGCCCGAGGGCTTCACGGTGCACCCGAAGATCCAGCAGCTGCTGGAGAAGCGCCTCGACATGAGCCGCAACGGCGGCATCGATTGGGGCTTCGGCGAGCTGCTCGCCTTCGGCTCGCTCCTCGTCGAGGGCACTCCGGTGCGTCTCGCCGGGCAGGACGCCCGTCGCGGCACCTTCGTGCAGCGCCACGCGACCCTGCACGACCGCGCCAACGGTCAGGAGTGGCTGCCGCTCTCGAACCTGTCCGATGCGCAGGGCCGCTTCTTCGTCTACGACTCGCTGCTCAGCGAGTACGCCGCCCTCGGCTTCGAGTACGGCTACTCCGTGGAGGCGCCCGAGGCACTCGTGCTCTGGGAGGCGCAGTTCGGCGACTTCGTCAACGGCGCCCAGTCGGTCATCGACGAGTACATCTCCGCGGCCGAGCAGAAGTGGGGCCAGCAGTCCAGCGTGACCCTGCTGCTCCCCCACGGCTACGAGGGCCAGGGGCCGGACCACTCGTCCGCCCGCATCGAGCGTTTCCTCCAGCTGTGCGCGCAGGACAACATGATCGTCTCGCGGCCGTCGACCCCGGCGTCGTACTTCCACCTGCTGCGCCGCCAGGCCTACGCGCGCCCGCGCAAGCCGCTGATCGTCTTCACCCCGAAGGCGATGCTGCGTCTGCGCGGCGCGACCAGCCCGGTCGAGGACTTCACGCAGGGCCGGTTCGAGCCGGTCATCGACGACCACCGCGGGCTCGACCGCGCCGCCGTCAAGCGCGTGCTCGTGCACTCGGGCAAGGTGCACTGGGACCTGCGGGCCGAGCTCGAGAAGAACCCGAACCCCGAGGTCGCCCTCGTCCGGCTCGAGCAGCTCTACCCGACGCCGATCGACGAACTCAAGGCCATCACGGACTCGTACCCGAACGCAGAACTCGTCTGGGTGCAGGAAGAGCCGGAGAACCAGGGCGCCTGGCCGTTCCTGGCGCTGGCCTTCGCCGATGTCCCCGGCGACCGCGCGTTCCGTCCGGTGTCGCGTCCGGCCTCCGCGTCGCCCGCGACCGGATCCTCGAAGGTCCACGCGGCCGAGCAGGCGGCTCTCATCCGTTCGGCCGTCACCATCGACTGA
- a CDS encoding GuaB1 family IMP dehydrogenase-related protein, translated as MEFSGAQPTVDLTYSDVFLVPRRSAVTSRLQVDLAPLDGTPATLPIVAANMNSVTGPRIAAVLARRGALGVLPQDLPLQDLDAAIREVKAQPVLWDTPIVLPPEASVADALRLLPAATGHGIVVAHGTAPFDVGRILGVLPAVRLATALPDAQLGDLVHRGTPAIDADDIGSERHAFDVITDAGVEMVTVVRHGHLVGTLSARSALRSSLYRPALDADGRLAVAAAVGINGDVAAKAKALAGAGVDVLVVDTAHGHQEGMLRALRAVSELDLGLPIVAGNIVTADGVADLVDAGASILKVGVGPGAMCTTRMMTAVGRPQFSAVLETAQAARELGAHVWADGGVRYPRDVALALAAGAASVMVGSWFAGTIEAPGELQRDTEGRLFKESWGMASTKAVQARFGRLDAYERARKELFAEGISSSKIYLDPLRPGVEDLLDMITSGVRSSFTYAGASSVPQFHDRALVGLQSAAGYEEGKALPVSW; from the coding sequence ATGGAGTTCTCTGGAGCGCAGCCGACCGTCGATCTGACCTATTCGGACGTCTTCCTGGTGCCGCGCCGATCCGCCGTCACGAGTCGTCTCCAGGTCGACCTCGCACCCCTCGACGGCACTCCGGCCACGCTGCCCATCGTCGCCGCGAACATGAACTCGGTCACCGGACCGCGCATCGCGGCCGTGCTCGCGCGGCGCGGCGCCCTCGGCGTGCTGCCGCAGGACCTTCCGCTGCAGGACCTCGACGCCGCGATCCGCGAGGTGAAGGCGCAGCCCGTGCTGTGGGACACGCCGATCGTCCTTCCGCCCGAGGCATCCGTGGCCGATGCGCTCCGCCTGCTCCCGGCCGCCACGGGGCACGGGATCGTCGTCGCGCACGGTACGGCGCCGTTCGACGTCGGACGGATCCTGGGCGTCCTCCCCGCCGTGCGCCTCGCGACCGCGCTGCCGGATGCGCAGCTGGGCGACCTCGTGCACCGCGGCACTCCGGCGATCGATGCGGACGACATCGGATCGGAGCGCCACGCGTTCGACGTCATCACCGACGCCGGCGTCGAGATGGTGACGGTCGTCCGGCACGGGCACCTCGTCGGCACCCTGAGCGCCCGCAGCGCGCTGCGGTCGAGCCTCTACCGCCCGGCTCTCGACGCGGACGGCCGGCTGGCGGTCGCCGCGGCGGTGGGGATCAACGGCGACGTCGCCGCGAAGGCGAAGGCGCTCGCGGGAGCCGGTGTCGACGTGCTCGTCGTCGACACCGCCCACGGCCACCAGGAGGGCATGCTGCGGGCGCTGCGCGCCGTGTCCGAGCTCGACCTCGGCCTGCCGATCGTGGCGGGCAACATCGTCACCGCCGACGGCGTCGCGGATCTGGTCGACGCCGGCGCCTCGATCCTCAAGGTCGGTGTCGGCCCCGGCGCCATGTGCACCACCCGCATGATGACCGCGGTCGGTCGGCCGCAGTTCTCGGCCGTGCTCGAGACGGCGCAGGCGGCGCGGGAGCTCGGCGCTCACGTGTGGGCCGACGGCGGTGTGCGCTACCCGCGCGACGTCGCACTCGCCCTCGCCGCCGGTGCGGCATCCGTCATGGTCGGCTCCTGGTTCGCCGGCACGATCGAGGCACCGGGCGAGCTGCAGCGCGACACGGAGGGGCGTCTGTTCAAGGAGTCCTGGGGCATGGCCTCGACCAAGGCGGTGCAGGCGCGGTTCGGACGACTGGACGCCTACGAGCGCGCGCGCAAGGAGCTCTTCGCGGAGGGCATCTCCTCGTCGAAGATCTACCTCGACCCGCTCCGACCCGGTGTGGAGGACCTGCTCGACATGATCACGTCGGGTGTGCGCTCGTCCTTCACCTACGCGGGTGCGTCCTCGGTGCCGCAGTTCCACGATCGTGCCCTGGTGGGCCTCCAGTCGGCCGCCGGATACGAGGAGGGGAAGGCCCTGCCCGTCAGCTGGTGA